From a single Pigmentibacter ruber genomic region:
- the crtI gene encoding phytoene desaturase family protein — MSIFDVIIIGSGFGGLASALTLKSMGLNVAIIEALDKIGGRAYAEEKCGYTFDRGPSIITAPFLIDDIFQMSGVNREDYCKFVPVDPFYTVRYHDGSQISHFNSQEKFLAEIENIAPTEIENVKEFFLYADKIFQKGFIELGDKNFANPFSMLGVAPQLLKLNAVRPVYSMVSKFVKNEKIRQFLSFHPLLIGGNPFRAAAVYSLINRLERAYGVYHPLGGMHVLAEAFKKRFTELGGLTFLSTPVEVVDKNVLGHFEITTPNGMFTAKNIVVNADMHRFVTSVLKNDAYPRKLSRKLEKADLSMSAFLLYLGTNKTWPELSQHTIALGPRYKELLDDIFIKKIEFEDFSVYIHIPTRTDASLAPKGGEVIYALVPVPNLLSKTNWENYKLVMVERVKKFLEEKFMPGLQESIVCESIFTPNDFETTLKSHLGNAFGLEPWILQSAGFRPSNSSPEIDGLYFVGANTQPGAGLPGVILSSRITCRLLAKDIGAAKMPSLLAKLPSTYSYINSI, encoded by the coding sequence ATGAGTATTTTTGATGTTATTATAATTGGTAGTGGGTTTGGCGGTTTGGCTAGTGCTTTAACATTAAAAAGTATGGGACTAAATGTTGCAATTATTGAGGCACTAGATAAAATCGGGGGAAGAGCATACGCAGAAGAAAAATGTGGGTATACATTTGATAGAGGTCCTTCTATTATTACTGCCCCATTTTTAATAGACGATATTTTTCAAATGTCAGGTGTTAATAGAGAAGATTACTGTAAATTTGTTCCAGTAGATCCTTTTTATACAGTTCGATATCATGATGGTAGTCAGATAAGTCATTTTAATTCACAAGAAAAATTTCTTGCAGAAATTGAAAATATAGCACCTACTGAAATTGAAAATGTGAAAGAATTCTTTCTATATGCAGATAAAATATTTCAAAAAGGTTTTATTGAATTGGGAGATAAAAATTTTGCTAATCCATTTTCAATGTTAGGAGTAGCACCTCAATTATTAAAATTAAATGCGGTACGTCCAGTTTATTCAATGGTATCTAAATTTGTAAAAAATGAAAAAATACGTCAATTTTTAAGTTTTCATCCGTTACTCATTGGTGGAAATCCATTTCGTGCAGCAGCTGTATATAGTTTAATTAATAGATTAGAGAGAGCTTATGGAGTTTATCATCCATTAGGTGGAATGCATGTTTTGGCAGAAGCTTTTAAAAAAAGATTTACTGAATTAGGTGGACTTACATTTTTATCAACTCCTGTTGAAGTTGTAGATAAAAATGTTTTAGGACATTTTGAAATTACTACTCCAAATGGAATGTTCACAGCAAAAAATATTGTAGTAAATGCTGACATGCATCGTTTTGTAACCTCGGTGTTAAAAAATGATGCTTATCCTAGAAAATTATCAAGAAAACTTGAAAAAGCAGACCTAAGCATGTCAGCTTTTTTATTATACTTAGGAACAAATAAAACCTGGCCTGAATTGTCTCAACATACAATTGCTTTAGGACCAAGATATAAAGAATTACTTGATGATATATTTATCAAAAAAATAGAATTTGAAGATTTCAGCGTTTATATTCATATTCCTACTCGAACCGATGCTTCTCTTGCTCCAAAGGGAGGAGAGGTTATTTATGCGTTGGTACCCGTGCCAAACTTACTAAGTAAAACAAATTGGGAAAATTATAAATTAGTAATGGTTGAGAGGGTTAAGAAATTTCTTGAGGAAAAGTTTATGCCTGGGTTACAAGAATCAATTGTTTGTGAAAGTATTTTTACTCCAAATGATTTTGAAACTACTTTAAAAAGCCATTTGGGCAATGCATTTGGTTTAGAGCCATGGATTCTACAAAGTGCAGGCTTTAGACCATCAAATAGCTCTCCTGAAATTGATGGTCTGTATTTTGTTGGAGCAAATACACAGCCAGGTGCAGGCTTGCCAGGTGTTATATTAAGTTCAAGAATAACTTGTAGGTTATTAGCAAAAGATATTGGAGCTGCAAAAATGCCCTCACTCTTAGCAAAATTACCTTCAACTTATTCATATATTAATTCGATATGA
- a CDS encoding NAD-dependent epimerase/dehydratase family protein has protein sequence MLFNANKCIILGCGYVGKHFLSSHPSCFFTQRTDIKDSNKGVKFDLLNKDTWENLKDCDFVLWTFALSNPNLTIDLVSDFYNLYCKNKKVIILSSTSAYQLSDENLQIDEDFPLQIEDQRYIKEEHLRKMGALILHLSGIIGPNRYPKKWYIEKRVKFGKNILNYIHVNDIVYFIEKIFTNFTFCERFNLTSGDFKTHIDIANSLGIQNCFEFLDTTKGSKFIKNKKLVHYLKEENYKFLKYPEDCEVNL, from the coding sequence ATGTTATTTAATGCGAATAAATGCATCATTTTAGGCTGTGGGTACGTTGGTAAACATTTTTTATCTTCACATCCTTCTTGTTTTTTTACTCAAAGGACAGATATAAAGGATAGTAACAAAGGGGTTAAGTTTGATTTATTAAATAAAGATACATGGGAAAATTTAAAAGATTGTGATTTTGTTTTATGGACTTTTGCATTAAGTAATCCTAATTTAACAATAGATTTAGTCTCTGATTTTTATAATTTATACTGTAAAAATAAAAAAGTTATTATCTTATCATCTACTTCAGCATATCAATTGTCTGATGAAAATTTACAAATAGATGAAGACTTTCCTTTGCAAATTGAAGATCAACGTTACATTAAAGAAGAACATCTGAGAAAAATGGGGGCTTTAATCTTACATCTTTCTGGAATAATAGGCCCAAATCGTTATCCAAAAAAATGGTATATTGAGAAAAGAGTTAAGTTTGGAAAAAATATATTAAATTATATTCATGTAAATGATATTGTATATTTCATTGAAAAAATTTTTACTAATTTTACGTTTTGTGAGCGATTTAATTTAACTTCAGGTGATTTCAAAACGCATATTGATATTGCGAATTCACTTGGAATTCAAAACTGTTTTGAATTTCTTGATACAACTAAAGGAAGTAAATTTATTAAGAATAAAAAATTAGTTCATTATTTAAAAGAAGAAAATTATAAATTTTTAAAGTATCCTGAGGATTGTGAAGTGAATTTATGA
- a CDS encoding class I SAM-dependent methyltransferase, with the protein MKCPLCGSIESVFVLHSKTQLQDDNCIFQFDRCLNCSSIFLKNPPFEEDLKKYYSDNYLPYSNSKPWGKYTFVVNIWQNMVDKKKCDLLLKYIDNKKIFNILDYGCGKPTFLKKLSTFNQGIFVGFDFSDNGWKDSHEKFLKLKLLSNDFEKIQEKFDVITLWHSLEHHFHPVELISELKNKLKSNGLIIIELPNYKSFFVNKQKGDWGGLHTPRHSVIYSPESLTYLMNQNGFRIKKILKYGTLDAFTLWWLGRVSKYNIFNSLFPFENLFVKFFLLKVITFPFFIFEKYLNLGVMTFICEKNE; encoded by the coding sequence ATGAAATGTCCACTATGCGGATCCATTGAATCAGTTTTTGTTTTGCATTCAAAAACTCAGTTGCAAGATGATAATTGTATTTTTCAATTTGATAGATGCTTAAATTGTAGTTCTATATTCTTAAAAAACCCTCCATTTGAAGAAGATTTGAAAAAGTATTATTCTGACAATTATTTGCCTTATTCAAACTCAAAGCCTTGGGGAAAATATACATTTGTTGTAAATATATGGCAAAATATGGTGGATAAGAAAAAATGTGATTTGTTACTAAAGTATATTGATAATAAAAAAATATTTAATATTTTAGATTATGGTTGTGGCAAACCAACTTTCCTAAAAAAATTGAGTACTTTTAATCAAGGAATTTTCGTTGGATTTGATTTTAGTGATAATGGCTGGAAAGATTCACATGAAAAATTTTTAAAATTAAAACTCCTCTCAAATGATTTTGAAAAAATTCAAGAAAAATTTGATGTAATCACTTTGTGGCATAGTCTTGAGCATCATTTTCACCCAGTAGAATTAATTTCAGAATTAAAAAATAAATTAAAATCCAATGGTTTAATTATTATTGAGTTACCAAATTATAAATCATTTTTTGTTAATAAGCAGAAAGGTGATTGGGGAGGGTTGCATACACCAAGGCATAGCGTAATTTATTCCCCAGAATCATTAACGTATTTAATGAATCAAAATGGTTTTCGGATCAAAAAAATTTTAAAGTATGGAACACTAGATGCATTTACTCTTTGGTGGTTGGGAAGGGTTTCTAAATATAATATTTTCAATAGTTTGTTTCCTTTTGAAAATTTATTTGTAAAATTTTTTTTACTAAAAGTTATAACTTTTCCTTTTTTTATTTTCGAGAAATATTTGAATTTAGGAGTAATGACTTTTATTTGTGAAAAAAATGAGTAA
- a CDS encoding SGNH/GDSL hydrolase family protein: protein MSRSKPKIERVVIFGDSLSDTGRMHNSKTAIIARNFLNQITPSPYGRFTNGYNWTDWLKSYIFRNDLERMLADQIMNEAYKYNYNIEYTEKHIPEIFRDFPILNYSIGGATAVNFKETDVDDYEKENFFDKINKNAINDKITRKFILKNLDDQYNDFLEYSWEKVKKYYASKIRHKMSNEFMKEFWKSLEKDKDNLLGYFLEKDLYIIWIGANDLITVGWDTSIAVNQITLQIQNLIQALIKKGAKNFMVFNLPFFTSSPRFIKADVTKKQKLDTLISEYNDMLMERIKVLKKHYPEVDFITQDINSIMVDLSASNYEYLDIRHNSIFSNENISNIASYGKIFDERFYTRITKFEEGMNVSPELTGSSLGSRLFRKRSNIQVLSEVNINTKRSRLSQLEEKEDVYPHINPYIYDPNVSDEFRKKLKEIEKLKKKEEKNKTYPQKNSALQSTESRNGSISKKNEVYAFHDDVHPGKEIHHLLGLIISKKIRLLYNINSLTDKFEDYTTEKNTRNPRVLKRSNSV, encoded by the coding sequence ATGTCTAGATCAAAACCTAAAATTGAGCGGGTCGTTATTTTTGGTGATAGTCTAAGTGATACAGGCAGGATGCATAATTCAAAAACAGCAATCATAGCTAGAAATTTCTTGAATCAAATCACACCATCACCTTACGGTAGATTTACCAATGGATATAATTGGACTGATTGGTTAAAATCTTATATTTTTCGGAATGATTTAGAAAGAATGTTAGCCGATCAAATTATGAATGAAGCATATAAATACAATTATAACATAGAATATACTGAGAAACACATACCAGAAATTTTTAGAGATTTTCCAATTCTAAATTACTCAATAGGTGGTGCTACCGCAGTAAATTTTAAAGAAACCGATGTTGATGATTATGAAAAGGAAAATTTCTTTGATAAAATCAATAAAAATGCAATTAATGATAAAATAACTAGGAAATTTATTTTAAAAAATTTAGATGATCAATATAATGATTTTTTAGAATACAGCTGGGAAAAAGTAAAAAAATATTATGCTAGTAAAATTCGGCATAAAATGAGCAATGAATTTATGAAGGAATTCTGGAAAAGTTTAGAAAAAGATAAAGACAATTTATTAGGATATTTCTTAGAAAAAGATCTTTACATCATTTGGATTGGGGCAAACGATCTTATTACTGTAGGTTGGGATACATCGATTGCTGTTAACCAAATAACGTTACAAATTCAAAATTTGATTCAAGCATTAATTAAAAAAGGTGCAAAAAACTTTATGGTATTCAATTTACCTTTTTTTACGTCTTCTCCTAGATTTATAAAGGCAGATGTAACTAAAAAGCAAAAGCTTGATACATTAATTTCAGAATATAACGATATGCTAATGGAAAGAATTAAAGTATTAAAAAAACATTACCCAGAAGTTGATTTTATAACTCAAGATATTAATTCAATTATGGTTGATCTCAGTGCTTCTAATTATGAATATTTAGATATCAGACACAATTCTATTTTTTCTAACGAGAATATTTCAAATATTGCGTCTTATGGGAAAATATTTGATGAACGATTTTATACTCGGATAACAAAGTTTGAAGAAGGTATGAATGTATCACCAGAATTAACTGGAAGTTCATTGGGCTCTAGATTGTTTCGCAAAAGATCAAACATACAGGTTCTTTCAGAGGTAAATATTAATACTAAAAGATCAAGGCTTTCTCAATTAGAAGAGAAGGAAGATGTATATCCACATATAAATCCATATATTTATGATCCAAATGTCTCAGATGAGTTCAGAAAAAAGTTAAAAGAAATTGAAAAATTAAAAAAGAAAGAAGAAAAAAATAAAACTTATCCACAAAAAAATTCCGCTTTGCAAAGTACTGAAAGTAGAAATGGAAGTATTTCTAAGAAAAATGAAGTTTATGCCTTTCATGATGATGTGCATCCTGGGAAAGAAATTCATCACTTATTAGGTCTTATTATCTCTAAAAAAATAAGGCTACTTTATAATATAAATTCTTTAACGGATAAATTTGAAGATTATACTACAGAGAAAAATACACGTAATCCAAGAGTCTTGAAAAGAAGTAATTCAGTTTAA
- a CDS encoding RHS repeat domain-containing protein — protein MKKIKYSNFKEKEKSIFSIVTSCFMTTIYIISILLPSAVQAEALKNSQTRLSNNSANRKYQTADEKFKLEKNSNSAKKLNYSSNASDNNQVYSNAYNFSSLVKQGVDSRTGVYQFSMQVGQLYGDELSNPFALILNYQQNSSTIDRFGFGRNWDLNLTRYDANSKMLYLDGGQVFKVLFSGDNPSLQYDKGLNIRLEVSDSGNLIIVSKDGRREYLNSAGELDRITDNLGNSIYFNYDSNGSFQSISDDVDGKNIKLKIDFSGDNKFIYSLSADGNWQETMVSIGSENGFNYVSKIFLPQQKDSTKPESPSYKFNPFLINSVELPTGAKINLEYTELLSQNDSSVKAVAKHVLDPGENQPQIVTSYSYGNADGHNFLGHNGGTAASTMGEDPLYGTDKGYQYQVGINNGLTYVLTTYNKYHLVEKQETYPAQDYKRKRFSEIKNENFHAANDSIWNTFINWFISIFTNSSGKKKLNSERMFTSSAPINTVIYTYPIDLSESFENLPSNYAFPIKKEIRIGSRQITTLSEYNENGNLVKFTDADGSVKTYTYCKITEDNSQCKPDSSGFEKQLKKIEINSSSSPDKYTTLFYYGKYDSKESGLNFSLPIKSEQYFNENIFLTAETDFYSDKNAPFYGYPKFSKISNQNESFSNNYNYSIDKSNIIIKKTYGGKKVSLSEISAINRYINKSMFEIDSQGIKTTYTYDLWGRILTKTKFADTVQAKNFSYDYILNTADEFGNLNYVIETSPIGQKRKTALDGLGRDTKLYRTPTDADRSILDGNNFLPLSETFYDEFGRKNKATVYNTIYFNDKLQEVSATTELKYDLLGRVTEIQFPDGITQITEYDNDKNISQTYKISNGKKIKSPVTLKQLNSSDKLIKESILDPNGNETYFKAYSYDGFGRLLSVTDIDNKKTMYKYNSNGFLAQITSTNNGNIYYTYNLLGHVKNISTSSTDGKIIKTLGTREYDELGRLISETNSYGFSTIFNYNDVTNELQSIQIPKDNGSNYNIIHYSYDPITHQKLSQSIENNSTENVNYIYDSSTLLLKQVNDKTGAKFFTYYTNGALKSIEHISEGGIEGKKVSNYKISYGLYDRIGNLLSSTDANSKTTIFSYDKFGKIQEIQYWNDKFQFETAKYEYDELNRLKSEYFQNSKISRDYAYDDLSRIALLSNKLNGNIVTEFKFTDYFNNGNLKKRLRTNGQDKFAEENYNYDNMNNLSYYHCKGELCPKDSLGNKIQEENYTFDVFNNINSVTSSLILKDTGDNIQNTTNYFYDETDPMRLIKYSNSAKNIFSDSLTIEYNCNGNITQDDKGNKYYYNELGQTISIKTSSNTDLSNYIYDFTGRQVLQLIPNQSPIEKIYDTNTLINERQDKTVTNYLNGLSGKVARIVSDNSFGNSVITYFGFDQSGSTVNEISGQLSNINNLSLLQEKAYSPYGIETEFLPTQQSKNSIEINKVGFDGQLTDSQSHLQFLGEGYRAYNPFLKHFMSYDNLSPFDKGGINGYSFAKNNPIMFSDPSGHMSVGGWIGMIFGIVASIALAIVVSVVTAGAASPGAAAAVALEIESGTAAATITSAAVNIGVATVSGAAIGATSQTISDAVDGKKPGMDVALSALESGLGGAVGSFASSAISGLASLVAGEEIESGIVRAASADNNVVLTKFSKIGQEVTDLSKSPIESNGLEENIKVPKDPSFSVKRSLNISKKGIEFKTRYTLQEKPDAGITKNLVEFKDSVLTKINSTNINARVKAFVVNKISDITYKNIQSFAINKAKSEIIHYSYKETFTAFEKKIKESKKKENDKD, from the coding sequence ATGAAAAAAATAAAATATAGTAATTTTAAAGAAAAAGAAAAATCTATTTTTTCAATTGTTACTTCATGTTTCATGACAACTATTTATATTATATCGATATTACTACCTTCTGCAGTTCAAGCAGAAGCCTTAAAAAACAGTCAAACTCGTTTAAGTAACAATTCAGCAAATAGAAAGTATCAAACAGCTGATGAAAAATTCAAACTTGAAAAAAATTCAAATTCAGCTAAAAAACTAAATTATTCCAGTAACGCAAGTGATAACAATCAAGTGTATTCGAATGCCTATAATTTTTCTTCCCTTGTAAAACAAGGAGTAGATTCTCGAACAGGAGTCTACCAATTTTCAATGCAGGTAGGTCAACTCTATGGAGATGAATTAAGCAATCCTTTTGCACTCATTTTAAACTATCAGCAAAACTCATCCACTATAGATCGCTTTGGCTTTGGAAGAAATTGGGATCTCAACTTAACACGCTACGATGCAAATTCAAAAATGCTCTATCTAGATGGTGGGCAGGTTTTTAAAGTATTATTTAGTGGTGACAACCCTAGCTTACAATACGATAAAGGGTTAAATATTCGATTAGAAGTTAGTGATAGTGGAAACTTAATTATTGTATCTAAAGATGGCCGAAGAGAATATTTAAACTCAGCCGGAGAATTAGACAGAATAACTGATAATTTGGGAAACAGCATTTATTTTAATTATGACAGTAATGGTTCATTTCAATCAATTTCCGATGATGTAGATGGAAAAAATATAAAATTAAAAATAGATTTTAGTGGCGATAATAAATTTATTTACTCATTATCTGCAGATGGTAATTGGCAAGAAACCATGGTTTCCATTGGAAGTGAAAATGGTTTTAATTATGTTAGTAAAATATTTTTACCGCAACAAAAAGATAGTACCAAACCAGAAAGTCCTAGCTATAAATTTAATCCATTTTTAATAAATTCAGTAGAACTTCCAACTGGAGCCAAAATAAACTTGGAATATACTGAACTATTATCTCAAAATGATTCTTCAGTAAAAGCGGTAGCAAAACATGTTCTTGATCCAGGAGAAAATCAACCTCAGATTGTCACAAGTTATTCTTATGGAAACGCAGATGGTCATAATTTCTTAGGACATAATGGAGGAACAGCTGCATCCACGATGGGTGAAGATCCTCTATATGGAACAGACAAAGGTTATCAATATCAGGTAGGGATAAATAATGGACTGACTTATGTTTTAACTACTTATAATAAATATCATTTAGTAGAAAAACAAGAAACATATCCAGCACAAGATTATAAAAGAAAAAGATTTAGTGAAATAAAAAATGAAAATTTTCATGCTGCAAATGATAGTATTTGGAACACTTTTATTAATTGGTTTATTTCAATATTCACAAATTCTTCAGGAAAAAAGAAACTAAATTCTGAAAGAATGTTTACATCTTCAGCTCCGATAAATACAGTAATTTATACTTATCCAATTGATTTAAGTGAATCGTTTGAAAATCTTCCAAGTAATTATGCCTTCCCTATAAAAAAAGAAATAAGGATCGGCAGTAGGCAAATAACAACACTGTCTGAATATAATGAAAACGGAAATTTGGTTAAATTTACAGATGCAGATGGCAGTGTAAAAACTTATACATACTGTAAAATAACTGAAGATAATAGCCAATGTAAACCAGACTCGTCAGGTTTTGAAAAGCAACTTAAAAAAATTGAAATAAATTCATCCAGCTCACCTGATAAATACACAACGCTTTTCTACTATGGCAAATACGATAGCAAAGAATCAGGATTAAATTTTTCTTTACCAATAAAATCTGAGCAGTACTTTAACGAAAATATATTTTTGACAGCAGAAACTGATTTTTATTCAGATAAAAATGCCCCATTTTACGGTTATCCAAAATTTTCAAAAATAAGCAATCAAAATGAATCATTCAGCAATAATTATAATTACAGCATAGATAAATCAAATATAATTATAAAAAAAACTTACGGTGGAAAAAAAGTTTCTCTCTCTGAAATTTCTGCAATAAATAGATATATAAATAAATCTATGTTTGAAATTGATTCGCAAGGGATAAAAACAACATATACTTACGACCTTTGGGGCAGAATTCTAACAAAAACTAAATTTGCAGATACAGTTCAAGCTAAAAATTTTAGCTATGATTATATTTTAAATACAGCAGATGAATTTGGAAATTTAAATTATGTTATAGAAACATCGCCTATTGGACAAAAAAGAAAAACGGCTCTTGATGGGCTAGGGCGAGATACAAAATTATACAGAACACCAACTGACGCAGATAGAAGTATTCTAGATGGGAATAATTTCTTGCCACTATCTGAAACATTTTATGATGAGTTTGGTAGAAAAAACAAAGCGACTGTCTATAACACAATTTATTTTAATGATAAATTGCAAGAAGTATCCGCAACAACAGAATTAAAGTACGATTTATTAGGAAGAGTAACAGAAATACAATTCCCTGATGGAATAACGCAAATAACTGAATATGATAATGATAAAAATATTTCACAGACATATAAAATTTCAAACGGAAAAAAGATAAAATCACCTGTTACATTAAAACAATTAAATAGTAGTGATAAACTAATAAAAGAAAGTATTTTAGATCCCAATGGAAATGAAACATATTTTAAAGCGTATAGTTATGATGGTTTTGGACGCTTATTGTCAGTTACTGATATTGACAATAAAAAAACTATGTATAAATATAATTCAAATGGATTTTTAGCTCAAATTACTTCTACAAATAATGGAAACATTTATTATACCTATAATTTGCTAGGCCATGTAAAGAATATTAGTACATCAAGCACTGACGGAAAAATAATAAAAACATTAGGCACTAGAGAATACGATGAACTAGGAAGACTTATCTCAGAAACTAATAGTTATGGATTTTCTACAATATTTAATTATAACGATGTTACAAATGAGCTTCAATCAATTCAAATTCCAAAAGATAATGGAAGTAATTATAACATAATTCATTATTCATATGATCCAATTACACATCAAAAGTTATCCCAATCAATTGAAAATAATTCTACAGAAAATGTGAATTACATCTATGATTCATCTACATTACTTCTAAAACAAGTAAATGATAAAACGGGTGCGAAATTTTTCACTTATTATACAAATGGCGCATTAAAATCAATTGAACATATTTCAGAAGGAGGAATCGAAGGTAAAAAAGTATCTAACTATAAAATATCATATGGTTTATATGATAGAATAGGAAATCTTCTTTCATCCACAGATGCAAATTCTAAAACGACTATTTTTAGCTATGATAAATTTGGAAAAATTCAAGAAATTCAATATTGGAATGATAAGTTTCAGTTTGAAACTGCAAAATATGAGTACGATGAACTCAACAGATTAAAATCGGAATACTTTCAAAACTCAAAAATAAGTCGAGATTATGCTTATGACGATTTGTCTAGAATTGCTCTGTTAAGCAATAAACTAAATGGAAATATAGTAACAGAATTTAAATTTACAGATTATTTCAATAATGGAAATTTAAAGAAAAGGTTAAGAACTAATGGTCAAGACAAATTTGCTGAAGAAAACTACAACTATGACAATATGAATAATTTATCATACTATCATTGCAAAGGAGAGCTTTGCCCCAAAGATTCTCTAGGTAACAAAATACAAGAAGAAAATTATACGTTTGATGTATTTAACAATATTAACTCAGTTACATCTTCTTTAATTTTAAAAGATACTGGAGATAATATACAAAATACAACTAATTACTTCTATGATGAAACTGATCCAATGCGCTTAATAAAATACAGTAACTCAGCAAAAAATATTTTTTCTGATAGTTTAACTATTGAATATAATTGCAATGGAAATATCACTCAAGATGACAAAGGTAATAAATATTATTACAATGAATTGGGACAAACTATCAGTATTAAAACTTCTAGCAATACTGATTTATCTAATTATATTTATGATTTTACTGGCAGACAAGTATTACAATTGATTCCAAACCAATCTCCTATTGAAAAAATCTATGATACAAATACATTAATCAATGAAAGACAAGATAAAACCGTAACCAATTATTTAAATGGATTAAGTGGTAAAGTTGCAAGAATTGTTTCAGACAATTCATTTGGAAATTCTGTCATTACTTATTTTGGTTTTGATCAATCAGGATCAACAGTAAATGAAATAAGTGGTCAATTAAGTAACATAAATAATTTATCTTTGCTGCAAGAAAAAGCATACTCTCCTTATGGAATTGAAACTGAATTTTTACCAACGCAGCAAAGTAAAAATTCGATTGAAATAAATAAAGTAGGATTTGATGGGCAACTTACTGATTCGCAAAGTCATCTTCAATTTTTGGGAGAAGGTTACAGAGCATACAATCCTTTTTTAAAGCACTTCATGAGTTATGATAATTTATCACCATTTGATAAAGGTGGTATAAATGGATATTCTTTTGCAAAAAACAATCCTATTATGTTTAGTGATCCTAGCGGACACATGAGTGTTGGCGGTTGGATTGGAATGATTTTTGGAATTGTTGCAAGCATTGCTCTTGCGATTGTTGTCTCTGTTGTTACTGCAGGTGCCGCTTCTCCCGGGGCAGCTGCTGCTGTCGCATTAGAAATTGAATCAGGTACAGCAGCTGCGACAATAACATCTGCGGCAGTAAATATTGGTGTTGCGACCGTTTCAGGAGCAGCTATTGGAGCAACAAGTCAAACAATAAGTGATGCCGTTGATGGAAAAAAACCTGGAATGGATGTTGCTTTAAGTGCTTTAGAAAGTGGGTTAGGCGGAGCTGTTGGTTCTTTTGCAAGTAGTGCCATAAGCGGTTTAGCTTCATTAGTTGCAGGCGAAGAAATAGAAAGCGGAATAGTCAGAGCTGCATCTGCAGATAATAACGTAGTTTTAACAAAGTTTTCAAAAATTGGACAGGAAGTAACTGATTTAAGCAAATCACCAATTGAAAGTAACGGGTTAGAAGAAAATATAAAAGTACCAAAAGACCCATCATTTTCAGTAAAAAGAAGCTTAAATATCTCAAAAAAAGGAATTGAATTTAAGACTCGATATACCTTACAAGAAAAACCAGATGCAGGAATTACAAAAAATTTAGTAGAATTTAAAGATTCTGTTCTCACCAAGATTAATTCTACAAATATCAATGCTAGAGTGAAGGCATTCGTAGTTAACAAAATATCAGATATTACTTATAAAAACATTCAAAGTTTTGCTATTAACAAAGCAAAATCAGAAATTATTCACTATTCCTATAAAGAAACATTTACAGCATTTGAGAAAAAGATAAAAGAAAGTAAAAAAAAGGAAAATGATAAAGATTAA